One region of Citrus sinensis cultivar Valencia sweet orange chromosome 6, DVS_A1.0, whole genome shotgun sequence genomic DNA includes:
- the LOC107177349 gene encoding uncharacterized protein LOC107177349, producing MWERCGSEEHSLVEVKHLYQLSSSPKEAGWYYFMSSSAKRKPITGFPSSCKNWKNKFFFAGGSWCPAAHSLGESWGLIGGLEDRPLLQVETALLNASTCQDLMSSTNLVGSGLVDIAVGMDSKILSAMTKKRGRTSSSSSNPPPPPPKKSSVGPSKAHVPALLPPPPRKSGGEKVTEKSSEVSTRSGDRSSPLPARDQGDYLTPYQRDYGKSVGPKMVQDIESMNLNELAGSVQRVSFKLATIVSCYKNRVTRHERKLQAENQDLKKQVESADRSKEKLAELNKQVTELEEKVAIAESTTSKLEGELGDLKSDLQTTQSERDTLRTVLEGEIKSLEEQLAEAKGKSTDVDDRLDAEYDSGVAFSYKCIKSVLKEEYPELDMSKLEAGVERYMAEVGQGDKEQGEQDQAEAPLDGVQEGGAGGRAFEVGQGSVPPPPSIADLPPPEIADPSPAEAVDLPNP from the exons ATGTGGGAGAGGTGTGGATCAGAGGAGCACTCCCTTGTTGAAGTGAAGCATCTATACCAGCTGAGCAGCAGCCCGAAGGAAGCAGGCTGGTATTATTTCATGTCGAGCTCTGCGAAGAGGAAACCAATCACCGGCTTCCCCTCTTCGTGcaaaaattggaagaacaaattcttctttgctggGGGAAGTTGGTGTCCTGCAGCTCATTCGTTGGGTG AGTCGTGGGGTTTGATCGGGGGGCTTGAGGATCGACCTTTGCTTCAGGTGGAAACGGCTCTATTGAACGCGTCTACTTGCCAAGACCTCATGTCGTCAACCAATCTGGTTGGCTCGGGTTTAGTCGACATAGCTGTTGGGATGGATAGCAAGATTCTCAGCGCTATGACCAAAAAGCGTGGTCGGACTTCGAGCAGCTCCAGCaatcctcctcctcctcctccaaaGAAGTCCAGCGTCGGCCCTTCCAAGGCTCATGTTCCTGCTCTGCTCCCTCCCCCACCTCGTAAGAGTGGTGGGGAGAAAGTTACTGAAAAAAGTTCTGAGGTCAGCACTCGCTCCGGGGATCGATCTTCCCCTCTTCCGGCTCGTGATCAGGGTGATTACTTGACCCCGTATCAGAGGGATTATGGGAAGTCAGTGGGACCGAAAATGGTCCAAGACATTGAGAGTATGAATCTCAATGAATTGGCTGGTTCTGTCCAGAGGGTCTCCTTCAAGTTGGCTACCATAGTTTCCTGCTACAAGAACAGGGTCACGCGCCATGAAAGGAAACTCCAAGCTGAAAATCAGGACTTAAAGAAGCAGGTCGAGTCTGCTGATCGGTCGAAGGAGAAGCTAGCCGAGCTAAACAAGCAGGTTACGGAGTTGGAGGAGAAAGTTGCGATTGCTGAGTCCACTACCTCTAAGCTTGAGGGCGAGTTGGGTGACTTGAAGTCTGATCTTCAGACTACCCAAAGTGAAAGGGATACTCTGAGGACCGTCCTTGAGGGAGAAATCAAATCCCTGGAGGAACAGCTGGCCGAAGCGAAGGGCAAATCCACTGACGTGGATGATCGGCTGGATGCCGAGTACGACTCTGGAGTTGCTTTCAGCTATAAGTGCATTAAGTCCGTGCTCAAGGAAGAATATCCCGAACTAGACATGAGCAAACTGGAGGCTGGAGTGGAGAGGTATATGGCTGAGGTTGGCCAAGGAGATAAGGAACAGGGTGAGCAGGATCAGGCGGAGGCTCCTTTGGATGGGGTGCAGGAGGGGGGAGCTGGGGGACGTGCTTTTGAAGTGGGACAAGGGTCTGTGCCGCCTCCTCCCAGTATTGCTGATCTTCCACCTCCTGAGATAGCTGATCCTTCACCTGCTGAAGCTGTCGACCTTCCTAATCCTTAG
- the LOC107177351 gene encoding uncharacterized protein LOC107177351, which translates to MMELMGMKQEEHKSLRDFVKRYHRAVLDLGAFNHPQALRGLKKGVRISRLWYNLGSPLVQNYSSWYEQARRDIEIEEEKSARIKSEQLDELRRKERRAPTGSGSGKRAGESSMMGGISARSRPYPIAPRSQQFQHNRAQPPRPPFLDRQREFRQMAAHTYHNTPRALHATNCRTSRPDQLAIVPARGDIHDSRAVQLVDQSLAYRQYTPLKISMEKLYERIEGRGLLYPPAPITKPVHRRDKSKFCKFHDTHGHTISQCRDLKIQVEDLVRNRYLDEYLDGMSPVTESQARKNCGRYALTSKEVLFNLLATKKAKVRQVPIIWTDDDEEGILYLHEDALVVKAMVAGTELRRILVDTGSSVDILSKSTLDDMGIADLKLERTNTSLKGFVGERLTPMGIIELPITMGTKPFERTMMLDFVVVEERMPYQMILGRPFMRISQCVVSTHYLALKYRVNGVVGVVKGDQRMARSCYATAAKETLQVTSLDNRGESKKGRQEPVEKLEEVAVSKSNPSRVVKIGSGLVGAVKGELINYLQSHADIFA; encoded by the exons ATGATGGAACTGATGGGGATGAAACAGGAGGAGCATAAATCCCTTCGAGATTTTGTAAAACGATATCACCGAGCCGTGCTAGATCTGGGAGCTTTTAATCACCCGCAAGCGTTGAGGGGATTAAAAAAAGGTGTAAGAATCAGCCGACTGTGGTATAACTTAGGAAGCCCCCTTGTACAGAATTACTCGTCATGGTATGAGCAGGCGAGGCGAGATATAGAAATCGAAGAGGAGAAATCGGCAAGAATAAAAAGTGAACAGTTGGACGAGCTGAGGCGAAAGGAACGGAGAGCCCCGACAGGGAGCGGGTCGGGAAAACGAGCTGGAGAATCTTCAATGATGGGCGGAATATCAGCTCGGTCCCGCCCTTACCCCATAGCTCCGAGATCACAGCAGTTCCAGCACAACCGGGCTCAACCTCCGCGTCCCCCATTTCTAGATCGGCAACGAGAATTCCGGCAGATGGCTGCCCACACCTATCACAACACTCCCAGAGCATTACATGCAACCAATTGCAGGACTAGTCGACCAGATCAGTTAGCGATTGTGCCAGCCCGAGGTGACATTCATGATAGCCGAGCAGTTCAGCTGGTAGACCAGAGCTTGGCGTATAGACAGTATACTCCATTAAAGATCTCCATGGAGAAATTGTATGAGAGGATCGAGGGACGAGGCCTGCTGTACCCTCCAGCCCCTATAACAAAACCGGTTCACCGACGGGATAAGAGCAAATTCTGTAAATTCCACGACACTCATGGTCACACTATCAGCCAATGTCGTGACCTGAAAATTCAGGTGGAGGATTTGGTGAGAAACCGTTATTTGGACGAATATTTAGATGGAATGTCCCCTGTCACTGAATCACA GGCACGGAAGAACTGTGGGAGATATGCCCTGACTAGCAAAGAAGTACTTTTCAATTTGCTGGCAACCAAGAAAGCAAAAGTGCGACAAGTTCCCATTATTTGGACAGATGACGACGAAGAGGGTATCTTATATCTGCATGAGGATGCATTGGTGGTCAAGGCAATGGTGGCTGGTACAGAATTGCGACGAATACTAGTAGACACAGGCAGCTCAGTTGACATCCTGTCTAAGTCGACTCTAGATGATATGGGGATTGCAGACTTGAAATTGGAGCGGACAAATACATCCTTAAAGGGATTTGTAGGGGAACGGTTAACTCCCATGGGGATCATCGAACTCCCAATTACTATGGGGACGAAGCCATTTGAAAGAACAATGATGCTGGATTTTGTCGTGGTAGAGGAAAGAATGCCTTACCAGATGATACTGGGGAGACCATTCATGAGGATAAGCCAGTGCGTTGTATCCACGCATTACTTGGCACTGAAATACAGAGTAAATGGGGTGGTTGGTGTAGTAAAAGGCGACCAGAGGATGGCAAGGAGTTGTTATGCTACAGCGGCCAAGGAGACACTGCAAGTTACTTCTCTAGATAATCGAGGAGAATCCAAAAAGGGCCGCCAAGAGCCTGTTGAGAAACTGGAGGAAGTTGCGGTAAGCAAAAGCAACCCGAGCAGAGTAGTGAAGATCGGGTCAGGATTGGTTGGGGCAGTAAAAGGCGAGCTGATAAATTACCTACAGTCTCATGCGGATATATTCGCCTGA
- the LOC107177348 gene encoding uncharacterized protein LOC107177348, with protein sequence MSSRLSLNLSLKTSYDPKTIYNLVKDLSEMNSVSDKLSVLNDYLLKYEGELARIAASKLELPQCKLLLIEAIETLKKEIMNIKNLKEPETKNSMKRKYYENQQMILSDVHNRKGKNLMINLNSPAESDPEPWNPTHDHKKQKTILDTTLVKNI encoded by the exons ATGAGTTCAAGGCTAAGTCTCAACTTGAGTCTTAAGACATCTTATGATCCAAAAACCATTTACAATTTGGTCAAAGATCTGTCAGAAATGAACAGCGTATCGGACAAATTATCGGTCTTGAATGATTATCTTCTCAAGTATGAAGGAGAATTAGCGAGGATTGCGGCCTCTAAACTTGAGCTTCCTCAGTGCAAGTTGCTTCTAATTGAGG CTATTGAAACCCTGAAGAAGGAGATCATGAACATAAAGAATCTTAAGGAACCCGAAACCAAAAATTCTATGAAGAGGAAGTATTATGAGAATCAACAAATGATTCTCTCGGATGTTCATAacagaaaagggaaaaatctAATGATCAATTTGAACTCTCCTGCTGAATCTGATCCTGAACCTTGGAACCCTACTCATGATCACAAGAAGCAAAAAACAATCCTTGATACTACCCtggtaaaaaatatttaa
- the LOC127903099 gene encoding uncharacterized protein LOC127903099 — protein sequence MKALLGAHDVWNVVEKGFIVPENEATLTAAQKENLKDLKKKENKAKYLIFQSLDEDAFEKIAGTTSSKEAWEKLETSYKGAEQVKKVRLQTLRGEFESLHMKASKSISDYFTRVVTVFNELKRNGEELKEVRIIEKILRSVDSKFDHIVVTIEETRDLEDMTIEQLQGRLQAYEEKQKKK from the coding sequence ATGAAGGCTCTATTGGGTGCACATGATGTATGGAATGTCGTGGAGAAAGGCTTTATTGTGCCAGAAAATGAAGCCACTTTAACTGCGGCGCAGAAggagaatttaaaagacttgaagaagaaagagaataaagcAAAGTATCTCATCTTTCAATCATTAGATGAAGATGCTTTTGAAAAGATTGCTGGTACAACCTCCTCAAAAGAAGCATGGGAGAAACTAGAGACCTCTTACAAAGGAGCGGAGCAAGTTAAGAAGGTTCGTCTCCAAACATTACGAGGAGAATTTGAGTCCTTACACATGAAGGCATCGAAGTCAATTTCTGACTACTTTACTCGAGTTGTGACCGTTttcaatgaattaaaaagaaatggcgAGGAGTTAAAAGAGGTAAGGATCATTGAAAAGATACTTCGATCAGTAGACTCGAAGTTTGATCATATTGTTGTGACAATTGAAGAAACAAGAGATCTGGAGGATATGACGATCGAGCAACTTCAAGGAAGGTTGCAAGCCtatgaagaaaaacaaaaaaagaagtaa